Proteins from a single region of Sporosarcina sp. P33:
- the trmL gene encoding tRNA (uridine(34)/cytosine(34)/5-carboxymethylaminomethyluridine(34)-2'-O)-methyltransferase TrmL, whose amino-acid sequence MTIHVALFEPQIPANTGNIARTCAGTDTALHLIKPLGFSTEDKMLKRAGLDYWEHVQITYHEGIQEFLDAYPQGEFYFITKFGETSYDTFDYSDTDKDIFFVFGKETSGLPNEITEKFKESCLRIPMNDEHIRSLNLSNTAAILIYEALRQQKFAHLT is encoded by the coding sequence ATGACGATTCATGTCGCATTATTCGAACCGCAGATTCCTGCGAACACGGGAAATATTGCACGTACATGTGCCGGCACTGACACGGCACTTCATTTAATAAAGCCGCTTGGGTTTTCAACGGAGGATAAGATGCTCAAGCGTGCCGGACTTGATTACTGGGAGCATGTTCAGATAACGTATCATGAGGGAATCCAGGAGTTTTTGGATGCCTATCCGCAGGGAGAGTTTTATTTCATTACAAAATTCGGTGAGACAAGTTATGATACATTTGATTATTCGGATACGGACAAGGATATTTTCTTTGTATTTGGAAAAGAAACGTCAGGACTGCCGAATGAAATAACGGAGAAGTTTAAAGAAAGCTGTTTGCGTATACCGATGAATGACGAGCATATCCGATCGTTGAATTTGTCGAATACAGCGGCCATCCTGATTTATGAAGCGCTTCGTCAACAGAAATTTGCACATTTAACATAA
- the queG gene encoding tRNA epoxyqueuosine(34) reductase QueG, with the protein MNVAQLQDEIRTFATSIGIDKIGFTTAAPFVQLKDRLKQQQQLNYQSGFEEPDVEKRTNPLLLLDQAESIISIAVAYPSKMTDSPRGKRGERRGMFCRASWGEDYHTVLRDKLAQLELFILTKVPDARLRSMVDTGELADRAVAERAGIGWSAKNCSIITPEFGSYVYLGEMITNLPFAPDEPMEDQCLDCNLCLDVCPTGALVQPGQLDAQRCIAFLTQTKKPVPEEFRHKIGNRLYGCDTCQTVCPKNKGMNHTHQLAFTPEPERVKPLLLSMLTLSNRQFKEQYGHMSGSWRGKNPIQRNALIALAHFKEEAAVPELTRLLRDDPRPMIRGTAAWALGQIGTAEAQEGLSRSLDSEEDESVLAEITQAMEQLYIN; encoded by the coding sequence GTGAATGTCGCTCAGTTACAGGATGAAATACGAACGTTTGCGACGTCCATTGGTATTGACAAAATTGGTTTTACGACAGCTGCCCCGTTTGTACAGTTGAAAGATCGTCTGAAACAACAGCAGCAACTGAACTATCAATCCGGCTTTGAAGAGCCAGATGTGGAAAAACGAACAAATCCGCTTTTATTGCTGGATCAGGCTGAAAGCATTATTTCTATAGCAGTTGCCTATCCGTCAAAAATGACGGATAGTCCCCGCGGAAAAAGAGGGGAACGCCGAGGAATGTTTTGCAGAGCTTCCTGGGGTGAAGATTATCATACGGTATTGCGGGACAAACTTGCACAGCTGGAATTATTCATTCTTACCAAAGTGCCGGATGCACGTCTGCGTTCGATGGTGGATACAGGTGAGCTTGCAGACCGGGCAGTGGCGGAACGTGCGGGTATTGGATGGTCAGCGAAGAATTGTTCCATCATTACACCGGAATTCGGGTCGTATGTTTATTTAGGTGAGATGATCACCAATCTGCCGTTTGCGCCTGATGAGCCAATGGAAGATCAGTGCCTGGACTGTAATTTATGTCTGGATGTATGTCCGACAGGCGCGCTTGTGCAGCCGGGACAATTAGATGCTCAGCGCTGTATTGCATTTCTGACACAGACAAAGAAACCTGTACCCGAAGAATTTCGGCACAAGATTGGTAACCGGTTGTATGGCTGCGATACATGTCAGACCGTTTGCCCGAAAAATAAAGGGATGAATCATACCCATCAGCTGGCATTTACGCCGGAGCCTGAGCGTGTTAAGCCGCTGCTGCTGTCTATGCTGACATTATCAAACCGTCAATTTAAAGAACAGTACGGTCATATGTCGGGTTCGTGGCGCGGAAAAAATCCGATTCAGCGGAATGCGCTGATTGCTCTGGCGCATTTTAAGGAAGAGGCTGCAGTGCCGGAGCTCACCAGATTACTGCGTGATGATCCAAGGCCTATGATTAGAGGTACAGCTGCTTGGGCGCTTGGACAAATTGGAACTGCAGAAGCACAGGAAGGTCTTTCAAGAAGCCTGGACAGTGAGGAAGATGAGTCTGTTCTTGCTGAAATTACGCAAGCTATGGAACAGCTGTATATTAATTGA
- a CDS encoding B3/4 domain-containing protein, whose amino-acid sequence MQLTVDPSIFTKIPDFKLGIIYYNKTIVSASPQMLKGRLQLFQEQIYFELLDKEFADFQGLAEWQAVWRTLGADPAVRPPALQSLMQQIREHHYTPSFHSAEDLNIFFSLQYEIPAVIYDTDKIAGDITLSIGTADDGYEGLNNEFNTFDKLLLLSDGYSPFGSPYVDSIRTAVTEETENILQLLFIHPSLDNEKALQLTEACGKMFTSINGGDYTAFLADKQHHSCTITNEVES is encoded by the coding sequence ATGCAACTTACTGTCGATCCTTCTATATTTACGAAGATTCCTGATTTCAAATTAGGCATAATCTATTATAACAAAACAATCGTCTCTGCATCACCTCAGATGCTAAAAGGCCGGCTTCAATTATTTCAGGAACAAATTTATTTTGAGCTTTTAGATAAAGAGTTCGCAGATTTCCAAGGCCTCGCGGAATGGCAGGCTGTCTGGAGAACACTTGGGGCCGATCCTGCCGTCCGTCCTCCTGCCCTGCAATCACTGATGCAGCAAATCAGAGAACATCACTATACTCCATCTTTCCACAGTGCGGAGGATCTGAACATATTCTTTTCACTGCAATATGAAATCCCCGCTGTCATTTATGATACCGATAAAATAGCCGGGGACATCACACTGTCCATTGGAACTGCTGATGACGGCTATGAAGGCCTGAACAATGAATTCAACACCTTTGACAAACTGTTGCTGCTCAGCGACGGATACAGCCCATTCGGCAGTCCCTACGTCGACTCTATACGGACAGCTGTAACCGAAGAAACAGAAAATATTTTACAGCTGCTATTCATTCATCCTTCATTAGACAATGAGAAAGCTTTACAATTAACCGAAGCATGCGGAAAAATGTTTACCAGCATTAACGGCGGTGACTATACCGCTTTCCTGGCAGATAAACAACACCACTCCTGCACAATTACAAATGAGGTGGAATCATGA
- a CDS encoding ribonuclease J — MNITESTLSIFALGGINEIGKNMYVLQYGDDIILIDCGAKFPDETLLGVDLIIQDISYLQKNKNKIRALLVTHGHEDHIGGIPYLLKQLSIPVYATNLTLGLITLKLKEHGLLRATELKMINADSNIEAGAMNVTFFEVNHSIPDCLGIAIHTPEGTVVHTGDFKFDLTPINGRYPDFYKLAKIGNRGVLLLLSESTNAESPGFTQSERIVGEHIEDAFRKADQKIFISTFASNVYRVQQIINAAVKTNRKVALLGRSMVNIVSVAAELGYLTIPDGTLIEANEINRMAPDEVVIICTGSQGEPMAALSRLSTSNYRQASVVAGDTVILASSPIPGNEKSVSHIIDNLFHLGAKVIYGSGSTSGMHVSGHAFQEELKLMLTLLKPTYFIPIHGEYRMLQQHRTLAESVGLKSENIFIINNGDVVDITNSVATQTRRVQAGNVFVDGLGIGDVGKIVLRDRKLLSEEGMLIAVVTLAKMDCKIISNPHIISRGFVYERAAEDLYNEVNQLVITIVNQSQRSNGDKRNELKHNLKKAIENLLYTQTKRRPMILPFIIEI; from the coding sequence TTGAATATAACGGAGAGCACGTTATCCATTTTTGCTTTAGGCGGCATAAATGAAATTGGTAAAAATATGTATGTGCTTCAATATGGAGATGACATCATCCTCATAGACTGTGGTGCCAAGTTCCCGGATGAAACCCTATTAGGCGTGGATTTAATTATTCAGGATATATCATACTTACAAAAAAACAAAAATAAAATCCGTGCCTTGCTTGTAACTCACGGGCATGAAGATCATATCGGCGGTATTCCATACTTACTGAAACAGCTAAGTATTCCCGTGTATGCCACTAATTTGACGCTCGGATTAATTACACTGAAATTGAAAGAACACGGGCTTTTGCGTGCAACGGAACTTAAAATGATTAATGCCGATTCGAATATCGAAGCCGGTGCGATGAACGTGACATTCTTTGAGGTAAATCATAGTATTCCAGATTGTCTGGGTATTGCCATTCATACGCCAGAAGGAACTGTGGTGCATACAGGCGACTTTAAGTTTGATTTAACACCTATAAATGGGAGGTATCCGGATTTTTATAAACTCGCTAAAATTGGTAACCGCGGGGTGCTGCTTTTATTATCCGAAAGCACTAATGCTGAAAGCCCGGGTTTCACACAATCTGAACGTATAGTTGGCGAACATATTGAAGATGCATTTCGAAAGGCCGACCAAAAAATATTTATCTCTACATTCGCATCAAACGTTTATCGTGTTCAGCAAATTATTAATGCTGCCGTAAAAACAAATCGAAAGGTTGCTTTGCTCGGCAGAAGTATGGTAAATATCGTATCAGTCGCAGCGGAACTAGGATATTTAACAATACCTGATGGCACTTTGATAGAGGCAAATGAAATCAATCGGATGGCACCAGATGAGGTTGTCATTATTTGTACAGGCAGTCAAGGTGAACCTATGGCAGCATTGTCCCGGTTATCCACTTCAAACTACCGTCAAGCATCTGTAGTGGCTGGAGACACCGTTATTCTTGCGTCCAGCCCTATACCTGGCAATGAAAAAAGCGTGTCGCACATCATCGATAATTTATTCCATTTAGGGGCCAAAGTTATCTATGGATCTGGCAGCACATCAGGTATGCATGTTTCAGGACATGCTTTCCAGGAAGAATTAAAACTCATGCTTACCTTGTTGAAGCCAACCTATTTCATTCCCATTCACGGTGAATATCGTATGCTTCAGCAACACCGGACATTAGCCGAATCGGTTGGCCTGAAAAGTGAGAACATCTTCATTATTAATAATGGAGATGTAGTAGATATTACCAACTCTGTTGCCACTCAAACGAGACGGGTACAAGCTGGTAATGTTTTCGTGGATGGACTGGGCATTGGAGATGTCGGGAAAATTGTATTGCGTGATCGTAAATTGCTCTCAGAAGAGGGAATGCTGATTGCTGTAGTTACCCTAGCCAAAATGGATTGTAAAATCATATCAAATCCGCATATAATTTCCCGTGGGTTTGTGTATGAACGTGCTGCGGAGGATCTCTATAATGAAGTGAATCAGCTAGTTATTACGATCGTTAACCAATCACAACGATCAAATGGAGATAAACGAAATGAATTAAAACATAACCTGAAGAAGGCAATTGAAAACCTGTTATACACCCAAACAAAAAGAAGGCCGATGATTCTTCCGTTCATAATTGAAATATAA
- a CDS encoding DUF2935 domain-containing protein translates to MKSFSEEASFELRFWLQILGDHGRFMHDSLAPEEVENIKTASYYIELFDYHLATARQSLDEQSLIKLTKEAKKASEEIRKFKLLLIEQHLVGKIKISLTPTFINHMVNEVEEAIRIFTCLEKGEKPPTVHSLHHDLLWLLDAAGHAGAIDENLDNVEKQLKKKSEKFAKEWEAFYLSAIEMAGFLRTNVMKFPALDKFHSNINLEMTIFKTFLKELEEMRINKETLGTLSPLMADHMAREETYYLMKLAETTDLPSPKGDPTKPRTKS, encoded by the coding sequence TTGAAAAGTTTTTCTGAGGAGGCTTCATTTGAACTGCGGTTTTGGCTGCAGATCTTAGGTGATCACGGACGTTTTATGCATGATTCCTTAGCGCCGGAGGAAGTAGAAAATATTAAGACAGCTAGTTACTATATCGAATTATTTGATTATCACCTTGCAACCGCAAGGCAATCTTTGGATGAACAATCCCTTATAAAATTAACTAAAGAAGCCAAGAAAGCCAGTGAAGAAATTCGGAAGTTTAAATTATTATTGATAGAACAACATTTAGTGGGAAAGATAAAAATTTCTTTAACACCAACCTTCATAAATCACATGGTGAATGAAGTCGAAGAAGCTATACGTATATTTACCTGTCTGGAAAAGGGAGAAAAGCCGCCAACTGTACATTCACTTCATCATGACTTGTTGTGGTTATTGGATGCTGCGGGACATGCGGGTGCAATTGATGAAAATTTAGACAATGTAGAAAAACAACTTAAAAAGAAAAGTGAGAAATTCGCTAAAGAGTGGGAAGCCTTTTATTTAAGTGCTATTGAGATGGCTGGGTTTTTACGTACGAATGTAATGAAGTTTCCAGCATTAGATAAATTCCACAGCAACATAAATTTAGAAATGACTATATTTAAAACGTTTCTAAAAGAATTGGAGGAAATGCGAATAAATAAAGAAACGCTTGGAACCCTGTCTCCCTTAATGGCCGATCATATGGCACGCGAGGAAACATATTATCTAATGAAACTAGCCGAAACCACTGATCTGCCATCTCCAAAAGGGGATCCCACGAAACCCAGAACTAAATCATAA
- a CDS encoding serine/threonine protein kinase, whose translation MNNYLELVNSVIINEKNHLISSDSSLKLVGTGRSAFVFRIQSSSKAIKVFFPNSAYIAEEESEIYNLLQEVDYFPTIYESGLNYIVMDYIEGHTLFECMTHGIHITSDHIKETDYALSLASELGLNPSDIHLRNIIITPNNKIKLIDVARYRQQKNCKQWRDLKKAHHQFYCKRFFLKKIPCSFLNIVAFLYKKGLIPFYRL comes from the coding sequence TTGAATAATTATCTAGAACTTGTAAATTCAGTCATCATTAATGAGAAAAATCACTTAATCAGCTCAGATAGTTCTTTAAAGCTAGTAGGAACGGGGAGAAGTGCATTTGTTTTCAGAATTCAATCATCAAGTAAAGCAATTAAAGTGTTCTTTCCAAATTCTGCGTACATTGCTGAAGAAGAATCTGAAATATACAATTTACTTCAAGAGGTTGATTATTTTCCAACTATTTATGAAAGCGGATTGAATTATATTGTTATGGATTACATTGAAGGTCATACACTTTTTGAATGTATGACCCACGGGATTCACATTACGTCTGATCATATTAAAGAAACAGACTATGCACTGTCACTGGCTTCGGAATTAGGTTTAAATCCTTCAGACATTCACTTGCGTAATATTATCATCACTCCTAATAATAAGATAAAGCTCATTGATGTTGCACGATACAGACAACAGAAAAACTGCAAGCAATGGAGAGATCTTAAAAAAGCACATCATCAATTTTACTGTAAACGTTTCTTTCTCAAAAAAATTCCTTGTTCTTTTTTGAATATCGTCGCTTTTCTTTATAAAAAGGGGCTTATTCCATTTTACAGGTTATGA